The following nucleotide sequence is from Vitis vinifera cultivar Pinot Noir 40024 chromosome 14, ASM3070453v1.
AATTAGCAAATTCTCTTGACTTTCTGTTATGTTTCAGCTCTATATAAAGAGCAatgcaatgaataaaaatatacttcCAGATACCAAGTTTTTCTTTActgaaaaaaatttgtttttctttgctGTCATAAATTTCTGCCCTGTTCTTGTGCCATATATCAACAATCTGGTATCAGAGCTCTTCTTCTTGAGGGATCTGTGAGTTGAGTGAATCCAGAAATGGAAACTGAAACAACTTTCTCCCATGTTGCACCACCAATTTTTGATGGTGATAACTATCAAGCCTGGGCTGTTAGAATGACAGTCCATCTTGAAGCATTAGATCTTTGGGAAGCTATAGAGGAAGACTATGATGTTCCCCCATTGCCGGCGAACCCTACGATGGCTCAGCTTAAGAGCCACAAAGAGAGGAAGACCAGGAAGTCCAAAGCTAAAGCCTACTTATTCTCTACTGTTTCAAGCACTATATTTACAAGAATCATGAACCTGGAGTCAGCAAAAGATATTTGGGACTACCTCAAAAAGGAATACCAAGGCAATGAAAGAACCAAAAATATGAAAGTACTCAACTTGATCAGGGAGTTTGAAATGCTGAAAATGAAGGAGACAGAAAACATCAAAGACTACTCTGACAAGTTGCTGGGCATAGTAAACAAGGTGAGGTTGCTTGGTAAGGACTTCTCTGATGAACGAATTGTGCAAAAAATTCTTGTAACTCTGCCTGAAAAGTATGAGTCTAAAATTTCTTCATTAGAAGAATCTAAGGATTTGTCAAGCATATCCTTGGCAGAATTGGTGAATGCATTGCAGGCACAAGAGCAAAGGAGAAtgataagaaaagaagaatcgATGGAGGGTGCGCTTCAAGCAAAGGCAGAAAATTCAG
It contains:
- the LOC104878676 gene encoding uncharacterized protein LOC104878676, with the translated sequence METETTFSHVAPPIFDGDNYQAWAVRMTVHLEALDLWEAIEEDYDVPPLPANPTMAQLKSHKERKTRKSKAKAYLFSTVSSTIFTRIMNLESAKDIWDYLKKEYQGNERTKNMKVLNLIREFEMLKMKETENIKDYSDKLLGIVNKVRLLGKDFSDERIVQKILVTLPEKHKSKGE